The Humulus lupulus chromosome 4, drHumLupu1.1, whole genome shotgun sequence genome has a window encoding:
- the LOC133832137 gene encoding probable glucan endo-1,3-beta-glucosidase A6 — MEVGGGGIVSFNRPPMAGGNEWHDGTSSSILKLIVQSHALLVRRDKLIHILLNLRAFTLATFILSNDDDNVGVMAYEHNKNINPLFILCFLVSSSCAEISGKVGVNYGQLGNNLPTPSRSVELIKSLKAKRVKIYDANPEILTVLKNTGLQVSIMVPNDIVKNMSTNQTLTDQWVHTNLVPFYPETLIRYLMVGNEMLDDSDNSTWFSIVPAMRKIKKALKTHGAHKVKVGTTLAMDVLQFSFPPSNGTFRSDISSSVMKPMLQFLNRTKSFLFLDVYPYFPWSAEPNNINLDYALFESRNITYTDPKSGLTYTNLFDQMVDSVIFAMKRVGYPDVRIWIAEAGWPNGGDIDQIGANIYNAATYNRNV; from the exons ATGGAGGTCGGAGGTGGTGGCATTGTGAGCTTCAATCGACCACCCATGGCAGGTGGCAACGAGTGGCACGATGGGACTTCAAG TTCCATCCTCAAGCTCATCGTTCAAAGTCATGCCTTGTTGGTGCGGCGTGACAAATTGATTCATATCTTACTAAACTTGAGAGCATTCACATTGGCAACCTTCATATTGTCTAACGATGATGATAATGTTGGGGTTATGGCTTATGAACACAACAAAAATATT AACCCTTTGTTCATACTCTGTTTCTTAGTTTCATCTTCCT gTGCAGAGATCTCAGGCAAAGTAGGTGTCAACTATGGTCAACTAGGGAACAATCTACCAACTCCATCTCGATCAGTCGAACTAATCAAATCCCTGAAAGCGAAACGAGTCAAAATCTACGATGCCAACCCAGAAATCCTCACGGTGCTTAAGAACACTGGTCTGCAAGTGTCGATAATGGTGCCAAACGACATAGTAAAAAACATGTCCACCAACCAAACACTCACCGATCAATGGGTTCACACCAACCTCGTCCCTTTCTACCCAGAAACTCTGATCCGATATCTCATGGTCGGAAACGAAATGCTCGACGATTCTGATAACTCAACCTGGTTCAGTATCGTCCCAGCCATGCGAAAAATCAAGAAAGCCCTTAAAACCCATGGAGCCCACAAAGTCAAGGTCGGTACAACTCTAGCCATGGATGTTCTCCAATTTTCGTTTCCACCCTCGAATGGAACTTTCAGGTCTGATATTTCGAGTTCGGTGATGAAACCCATGTTACAGTTCTTGAACCGAACCAAGTCCTTCCTCTTCCTCGATGTGTACCCGTACTTTCCTTGGTCTGCTGAACCCAACAACATTAACCTAGACTACGCTCTATTCGAGTCTAGGAATATCACCTACACCGACCCAAAATCTGGATTGACCTACACCAACCTCTTTGACCAGATGGTTGACTCGGTCATCTTCGCCATGAAACGAGTCGGGTACCCGGATGTTCGGATATGGATCGCCGAGGCTGGTTGGCCCAATGGCGGGGATATAGACCAGATTGGAGCTAACATTTACAACGCCGCCACTTACAACCGAAATGTATGA